The proteins below come from a single Panicum hallii strain FIL2 chromosome 7, PHallii_v3.1, whole genome shotgun sequence genomic window:
- the LOC112900907 gene encoding cysteine protease 1-like, whose translation MAGVARCLVAVALAFLVLFASPAASRGMARTEAQARAAYDLWLARHGKAYSALGEHDRRFRAYRDNLRFVDAHNARAGARGYRLGLNRFADLTHDEFRAAYLGGAGVVRGGRNAAGERYRYDGVEALPEFVDWRQKGAVAPIKNQGQCGSCWAFSAVGAVEGINKIVTGELVTLSEQELVDCSKNGQNSGCNGGMMDDAFAFIARNGGIDTDEDYPYTARDGKCDLVKKARRAVSIDGFEDVPRNDEKSLQKAVAHQPVTVAIEAGGREFQLYESGVFTGRCGTSLDHGVVAVGYGTEDGEDYWLVRNSWGADWGEAGYIRMARNVSSRAGKCGIAMEASYPVKTGPNPGPSPAAPPVPCDRYSSCPAGSTCCCTYGVRSMCLAWGCCPAEGATCCRDRATCCPADHPVCNAKTRTCARSRSSQDTVEALLRFPAKRQRGSLIAEELVDSLFDDACVRDMVSRNTLLVGFARHWCVQGWILRRKMVKEAVAAAGSGSAQHR comes from the exons ATGGCAGGCGTCGCCCGCTGCCTCGTCGCGGTCGCGCTGGCCTTCCTGGTCCTCTTCGCCTCACCGGCGGCGTCGCGCGGCATGGCGCGGACGgaggcgcaggcgcgcgcggcgtACGACCTCTGGCTGGCGCGGCACGGCAAGGCGTACAGCGCGCTGGGCGAGCACGACCGCCGGTTCCGGGC GTATAG GGACAACCTCCGCTTCGTCGACGCGCACAACGCCCGCGCCGGTGCGCGCGGCTACCGCCTCGGGTTGAACCGCTTCGCCGACCTGACCCACGACGAGTTCCGCGCCGCCTacctcggcggcgccggcgtcgtgCGCGGGGGGCGCAACGCCGCCGGGGAGAGGTACCGCTACGACGGCGTCGAGGCCCTGCCGGAGTTCGTCGACTGGAGGCAGAAGGGCGCCGTCGCTCCCATCAAgaaccaaggccaatgcg GTAGCTGCTGGGCGTTCTCGGCGGTGGGCGCGGTGGAAGGGATCAACAAGATCGTCACCGGCGAGCTCGTGACGCTGTCggagcaggagctggtggactGCTCCAAGAACGGGCAGAACAGCGGGTGCAACGGCGGGATGATGGACGACGCGTTCGCCTTCATCGCCAGGAACGGCGGCATCGACACCGACGAGGACTACCCCTACACCGCTCGGGACGGCAAGTGCGACCTCGTCAAGAAGGCCCGCAGGGCCGTCTCCATCGACGGCTTCGAGGACGTCCCCCGGAACGACGAGAAGTCGCTGCAGAAGGCCGTCGCGCACCAGCCCGTCACCGTCGCCATCGAAGCCGGCGGCCGCGAGTTCCAGCTCTACGAGTCG GGCGTGTTCACCGGCCGGTGCGGCACGTCGCTGGACCACGGCGTGGTGGCGGTGGGCTACGGCACGGAGGACGGCGAGGACTACTGGCTGGTGCGCAACTCGTGGGGCGCCGACTGGGGCGAGGCCGGCTACATCCGGATGGCGCGCAACGTGAGCTCGCGCGCCGGCAAGTGCGGCATCGCCATGGAGGCGTCGTACCCCGTCAAGACCGGGCCCAACCCCGGCCCgtcccccgcggcgccgccggtcCCCTGCGACCGGTACAGCTCCTGCCCGGCGGGGAGCACCTGCTGCTGCACCTACGGCGTCCGGAGCATGTGCCTCGCCTGGGGCTGCTGCCCCGCCGAGGGCGCCACCTGCTGCAGGGACCGCGCCACCTGCTGCCCGGCCGACCACCCCGTCTGCAACGCCAAGACCCGCACCTGCGCtaggagcaggagcagccagGACACCGTGGAGGCGCTGCTCCGCTTCCCAGCGAAGCGGCAGCGGGGATCGCTGATCGCCGAGGAGCTAGTTGATTCG TTGTTCGATGATGCTTGTGTCCGGGACATGGTCTCTAGGAACACGCTGCTTGTGGGGTTCGCGCGCCATTGGTGCGTGCAGGGGTGGATTCTACGGAGAAAGATGGTCAAGGAAGCTGTTGCCGCCGCAGGTTCTGGCTCGGCTCAGCACCGTTGA
- the LOC112899987 gene encoding probable phytol kinase, chloroplastic isoform X1 → MAAAAWPGAAAACASSSNSLLPSRSRPHAPSPASFMRRRLVPGVANPAMAALAAAAPPAVLQDGAATLFTTAGAYALVRTFDVLTERRLVEKAEFEQENCARAIRHSVHVILATLQKTCYVCSNSTEARYFAAVVPFLNSLRLLTYGLCLYTDEALVKSVTREGKPEELLRGPLYYVLVLLFSVLVFWRESPIGIVSLSMMSGGDGFADIVGRRYGSVKLPFNQKKSWVGSISMFISGFLLSAIMLFYFSSLGYIHVSWEEAFGKLALVALAATLVESIPATDVVDDNISVPLATMLVALLLFGSNTQ, encoded by the exons ATGGCCGCGGCGGCgtggcccggcgccgccgccgcctgcgcctcaTCCTCCAACTCCCTGCTGCCCTCGCGCTCCCGTCCCCACGCGCCTTCGCCGGCGAGCTTcatgcggcggcggctcgtccCCGGCGTCGCCAACCCGGCCatggcggcgctggcggccgcggcgccgccggcggtgCTGCAGGACGGGGCGGCCACGCTGTTCACCACCGCCGGCGCCTACGCCCTCGTGCGCACCTTCGACGTGCTCACCGAGCGGCGGCTCGTCGAGAAG GCAGAGTTTGAGCAGGAAAATTGTGCACGTGCTATCCGGCATTCTGTTCATGTCATCCTGGCCACTCTTCAG AAAACGTGCTATGTCTGCAGTAATTCGACAGAAGCACGATATTTCGCTGCCGTTGTTCCATTCTTGAACTCCTTGAGGCTTCTGACTTACGGACTATGCCTTTACACCGATGAGGCTCTTGTAAAATCAGTGACACGTGAAGGAAAACCAGA GGAATTGCTGAGAGGTCCTCTCTATTATGTCTTGGTGCTACTCTTCAGTGTTTTAGTCTTCTGGCGCGAGTCCCCAATCGGGATTGTTTCCTTGTCGATGATGAGTGGTGGTGATG GTTTTGCTGACATTGTCGGGAGAAGGTATGGCTCAGTGAAGCTGCCATTCAATCAGAAGAAGAGCTGGGTGGGGAGCATCTCAATGTTCATTTCTGGTTTCCTGCTATCCGCAAT AATGTTGTTCTACTTCTCCAGCCTTGGTTACATTCATGTTAGCTGGGAGGAGGCATTTGGTAAGCTGGCTCTTGTTGCGTTGGCAGCAACCTTGGTGGAGTCTATTCCTGCGACTGATGTTGTAGATGATAATATATCTGTTCCTTTGGCCACCATGTTGGTAGCTTTACTCTTGTTTGGCTCCAACACACAATGA
- the LOC112899987 gene encoding probable phytol kinase, chloroplastic isoform X2, with protein MAAAAWPGAAAACASSSNSLLPSRSRPHAPSPASFMRRRLVPGVANPAMAALAAAAPPAVLQDGAATLFTTAGAYALVRTFDVLTERRLVEKSLSRKIVHVLSGILFMSSWPLFSNSTEARYFAAVVPFLNSLRLLTYGLCLYTDEALVKSVTREGKPEELLRGPLYYVLVLLFSVLVFWRESPIGIVSLSMMSGGDGFADIVGRRYGSVKLPFNQKKSWVGSISMFISGFLLSAIMLFYFSSLGYIHVSWEEAFGKLALVALAATLVESIPATDVVDDNISVPLATMLVALLLFGSNTQ; from the exons ATGGCCGCGGCGGCgtggcccggcgccgccgccgcctgcgcctcaTCCTCCAACTCCCTGCTGCCCTCGCGCTCCCGTCCCCACGCGCCTTCGCCGGCGAGCTTcatgcggcggcggctcgtccCCGGCGTCGCCAACCCGGCCatggcggcgctggcggccgcggcgccgccggcggtgCTGCAGGACGGGGCGGCCACGCTGTTCACCACCGCCGGCGCCTACGCCCTCGTGCGCACCTTCGACGTGCTCACCGAGCGGCGGCTCGTCGAGAAG AGTTTGAGCAGGAAAATTGTGCACGTGCTATCCGGCATTCTGTTCATGTCATCCTGGCCACTCTTCAG TAATTCGACAGAAGCACGATATTTCGCTGCCGTTGTTCCATTCTTGAACTCCTTGAGGCTTCTGACTTACGGACTATGCCTTTACACCGATGAGGCTCTTGTAAAATCAGTGACACGTGAAGGAAAACCAGA GGAATTGCTGAGAGGTCCTCTCTATTATGTCTTGGTGCTACTCTTCAGTGTTTTAGTCTTCTGGCGCGAGTCCCCAATCGGGATTGTTTCCTTGTCGATGATGAGTGGTGGTGATG GTTTTGCTGACATTGTCGGGAGAAGGTATGGCTCAGTGAAGCTGCCATTCAATCAGAAGAAGAGCTGGGTGGGGAGCATCTCAATGTTCATTTCTGGTTTCCTGCTATCCGCAAT AATGTTGTTCTACTTCTCCAGCCTTGGTTACATTCATGTTAGCTGGGAGGAGGCATTTGGTAAGCTGGCTCTTGTTGCGTTGGCAGCAACCTTGGTGGAGTCTATTCCTGCGACTGATGTTGTAGATGATAATATATCTGTTCCTTTGGCCACCATGTTGGTAGCTTTACTCTTGTTTGGCTCCAACACACAATGA